One part of the Caproiciproducens sp. CPB-2 genome encodes these proteins:
- the der gene encoding ribosome biogenesis GTPase Der — protein MAKPVVAIVGRPNVGKSTLFNKLIGERLSIVDDTPGVTRDRIYGECEWGNRTFSIVDTGGIEPDSGDVILTQMRMQAQLAIDAADVIVLVTDIRTGVVATDSDIAAMLLKSGRPVILCVNKCDTIGEPPAEFYEFYNLGLGDPVAVSSVHGHGTGDLLDRIVEHLPAEEEDETDSEIIKVAIIGKPNVGKSSLVNKISGEERCIVSDIAGTTRDAIDTTIENQHGRFTLIDTAGLRRKSKVDDSIEKYSVIRAQMAIERADVCVIMIDASVGFTDQDSKVAGLAHEAGKGCVIVVNKWDIIEKDDRTMTEYRKKLEDDFSFMSYAPMIFISAKTGQRLDRLFDLIKHAANSNSMRIATGMLNDVLAQAVARVQPPTDKGRRLKIYYMTQATVKPPTFVCFVNSAQLFHFSYQRYLENRIRETFGLEGTPIRLIVRERGDK, from the coding sequence TTGGCTAAACCTGTAGTTGCAATTGTAGGCAGGCCAAATGTCGGAAAATCGACACTTTTTAATAAATTGATCGGTGAACGCCTTTCCATTGTAGACGATACCCCGGGGGTTACCAGGGACAGAATCTACGGAGAATGCGAGTGGGGGAACCGAACCTTTTCCATTGTCGATACGGGCGGTATTGAACCCGATTCCGGCGACGTGATTTTAACGCAGATGAGGATGCAGGCCCAGCTTGCGATCGACGCGGCGGATGTCATTGTGCTTGTTACGGATATCCGTACGGGCGTTGTGGCCACGGACTCCGATATCGCGGCTATGCTGCTGAAAAGCGGAAGACCCGTGATCCTCTGCGTCAACAAGTGCGATACGATCGGGGAACCTCCGGCGGAATTTTACGAGTTTTACAATCTGGGGCTCGGCGACCCGGTGGCGGTTTCCTCCGTCCACGGCCACGGTACCGGCGATCTGCTCGACAGGATTGTGGAGCATCTTCCCGCAGAGGAAGAAGACGAGACCGACAGTGAAATCATTAAGGTCGCCATCATCGGCAAGCCGAACGTGGGGAAATCTTCCCTCGTGAACAAAATTTCAGGCGAGGAAAGATGCATCGTTTCCGACATTGCCGGCACAACGCGGGACGCGATCGATACGACCATTGAAAATCAGCACGGACGTTTTACGCTGATCGATACCGCCGGGCTCCGCAGGAAAAGCAAAGTGGACGATTCCATTGAAAAATACAGTGTCATCCGTGCGCAGATGGCGATAGAACGGGCCGACGTCTGTGTGATCATGATAGACGCCTCGGTCGGGTTTACCGACCAGGATTCCAAGGTGGCCGGTCTGGCGCACGAAGCGGGGAAGGGCTGCGTCATTGTCGTCAATAAATGGGATATTATAGAAAAAGACGACCGTACCATGACAGAATACCGCAAAAAGCTGGAGGACGATTTTTCTTTTATGTCCTATGCCCCTATGATCTTTATTTCAGCAAAAACAGGCCAGAGGCTCGACCGTCTCTTTGACCTGATCAAGCATGCCGCGAATTCCAACTCCATGCGGATTGCCACAGGCATGCTCAACGATGTCCTGGCGCAGGCTGTGGCCAGAGTCCAGCCGCCGACGGACAAGGGAAGGAGGTTGAAAATCTATTACATGACACAGGCGACGGTCAAACCGCCTACCTTTGTATGCTTTGTAAATTCCGCACAGCTGTTCCATTTTTCGTACCAAAGGTATCTTGAAAACCGAATCCGAGAGACTTTTGGACTGGAAGGCACCCCCATCCGGCTGATTGTGCGCGAGCGAGGAGATAAGTAA
- a CDS encoding DUF512 domain-containing protein, translating into MSVKILSVDQDSPAEKGKILPGETLVSINGNEINDVLDYRFYETSKNLSLLLTDSGQNPRTVSIRKGEYESIGLEFETYLMDEQHSCRNKCIFCFIDQLPKGMRSTLYFKDDDSRLSFLFGNYITLTNMSDHDVDRIIKMHISPVNISVHTTNPELRVKMMGNRFAGESLQSLYRFAQAGIKMNTQLVVCRGINDGEELKRSLTDLGNLYPAVQSIAAVPVGLTRFREGLFPLESFDRDSAEAAVRILEEFGDRFTAKFGERICYAADEFYLKAGRPIPPAEFYGDFDQLENGVGLMANLKQEFESALEDFQAPSKPRRVTLVTGTSVYNFLNSLLDELRIKCNNLACNLIPIMNHYFGDTINVTGLVTGTDIIRQLKGKDLGDELIVPAVMLRREGDIFLDDLSLDDLSKTLNIKVTVSPNDGYELLNTVLGS; encoded by the coding sequence ATGTCAGTTAAGATTCTATCGGTCGATCAGGACAGCCCTGCCGAAAAAGGGAAGATATTGCCGGGGGAAACGCTTGTTTCCATCAACGGCAATGAGATTAACGACGTTCTGGACTACCGCTTTTACGAGACGAGCAAGAACCTGTCCCTCCTGCTGACGGACAGCGGCCAGAATCCGCGTACGGTCTCCATCCGAAAAGGGGAATACGAGTCGATCGGGCTGGAATTCGAGACTTATTTGATGGATGAGCAGCATTCCTGCCGCAACAAATGTATTTTTTGCTTTATTGACCAGCTGCCGAAGGGAATGCGCAGTACCCTTTACTTCAAAGACGATGATTCCCGTCTCTCTTTTTTGTTCGGAAATTATATTACGCTGACCAATATGAGCGATCATGATGTCGACAGAATCATAAAAATGCACATCAGCCCCGTGAATATATCGGTTCATACCACAAATCCCGAGCTTCGGGTAAAAATGATGGGGAACCGGTTCGCCGGGGAATCGCTTCAAAGTTTGTACCGGTTCGCGCAGGCGGGCATCAAGATGAATACGCAGCTCGTCGTCTGCAGGGGAATCAACGACGGGGAAGAGTTAAAACGCAGCTTAACCGATCTGGGAAACCTCTATCCCGCGGTGCAGAGCATTGCCGCCGTGCCGGTCGGCCTGACACGGTTCAGGGAAGGGCTGTTCCCGCTTGAGTCGTTCGACAGGGATTCTGCGGAAGCGGCTGTACGGATTCTCGAGGAATTCGGGGACCGCTTTACAGCCAAGTTCGGGGAAAGGATCTGCTATGCCGCGGACGAATTTTACCTGAAGGCGGGACGTCCCATCCCGCCAGCCGAATTCTACGGCGATTTCGACCAGCTGGAAAACGGGGTGGGCCTGATGGCGAATCTGAAACAGGAATTTGAGAGTGCTCTGGAGGATTTTCAGGCTCCTTCCAAACCCCGCCGCGTTACGCTGGTGACAGGGACAAGCGTTTATAATTTTCTTAACTCTTTACTTGACGAATTAAGAATAAAATGCAATAATTTAGCATGTAATCTGATCCCAATTATGAATCATTATTTTGGGGATACCATAAATGTTACGGGACTGGTAACCGGTACCGATATCATACGGCAGTTAAAGGGGAAAGATTTAGGCGATGAGCTGATTGTGCCCGCCGTTATGCTTCGCCGCGAAGGGGATATTTTTCTGGATGATCTTTCCCTTGACGATCTGAGCAAAACCTTGAATATAAAAGTTACCGTATCTCCCAATGACGGATATGAGCTTTTGAATACAGTATTAGGGAGTTGA
- a CDS encoding site-2 protease family protein, translating into MLFNMISDVFSGQPFDMASALSQILATLFIIFCILPLHECAHGWVAYKLGDKTAKYSGRLTLNPLASIDPVGSLFLLLFGFGWAKPVPVDSRYFKNPKRDMAITALAGPLSNLLASLVGAMIYQGLWIALKANVPAFVQTFFIAYITINVALAVFNMIPLPPLDGSKILGAFLSSKALYNYYRYQNIIIMIAFVVLFSGMLRVPLAVLQSACLNVVLWLAELPFKLFGLL; encoded by the coding sequence ATGCTGTTTAACATGATAAGTGATGTTTTTTCAGGACAGCCGTTTGACATGGCTTCCGCTTTATCCCAAATACTGGCTACCCTGTTTATCATTTTCTGCATTCTGCCTCTGCATGAATGTGCGCACGGCTGGGTTGCCTACAAGCTTGGCGACAAAACTGCCAAATACAGCGGCAGACTGACTTTGAATCCGCTCGCCAGCATTGACCCGGTCGGTTCGCTGTTCCTTCTTCTGTTCGGCTTTGGCTGGGCGAAGCCGGTTCCGGTTGATTCCCGGTATTTTAAAAACCCGAAACGAGATATGGCCATCACGGCTTTGGCGGGACCCTTGTCCAACCTGCTGGCGTCTCTTGTCGGCGCCATGATTTATCAGGGGCTTTGGATTGCGCTGAAAGCAAATGTCCCTGCGTTTGTGCAGACCTTCTTTATCGCCTATATCACGATCAATGTCGCCCTCGCGGTGTTCAATATGATTCCGCTTCCGCCGCTGGACGGTTCCAAAATTCTGGGTGCTTTTCTGTCCAGTAAAGCGCTTTACAATTATTACAGGTACCAGAACATTATCATCATGATCGCCTTCGTGGTATTGTTCAGCGGTATGCTCCGTGTTCCCCTTGCCGTCCTGCAGAGCGCCTGCCTGAACGTTGTACTGTGGCTGGCGGAACTTCCGTTCAAACTGTTCGGCCTGTTATAA
- the plsY gene encoding glycerol-3-phosphate 1-O-acyltransferase PlsY: protein MFSYLRDFALPSVLVALVSYFLGSISSSIIFTKVFDNNVDIRTLGSGNAGATNVLRSVGVKAAIFTFIFDFAKGAVSVMIGRAVFQYVCSQAAVPLMINPHVVAQYGAYIAGVACVFGHIYPIYFGFRGGKGVLTSAAMIALIDWRVFLIVIGVFLALFLSTQIVSLSSICAAAAFPVATFIITFFIDFRGNQAAAGPVPISYVWITTAVAFCMGFVLIYKHRTNIERIKNGTEKKITINHKT from the coding sequence ATGTTCAGTTATCTTAGAGATTTTGCACTGCCATCGGTTTTAGTAGCGCTTGTTTCATATTTCTTAGGAAGTATCAGTTCTTCTATCATTTTTACAAAAGTATTCGATAATAATGTGGATATCCGCACGCTGGGCAGCGGAAACGCGGGAGCGACCAATGTTCTGCGTTCCGTCGGCGTCAAGGCTGCGATTTTTACCTTTATTTTTGATTTTGCCAAAGGCGCGGTTTCCGTTATGATCGGCAGGGCGGTTTTTCAGTATGTCTGCAGCCAGGCTGCGGTGCCCCTGATGATAAACCCGCACGTTGTGGCGCAGTACGGCGCCTATATTGCGGGTGTGGCCTGCGTTTTCGGACATATTTATCCGATTTATTTCGGTTTCAGAGGCGGAAAGGGCGTACTGACCAGCGCCGCAATGATCGCGTTGATCGACTGGCGTGTGTTCCTGATCGTGATCGGTGTGTTTCTGGCTTTGTTCCTGAGCACCCAGATTGTCTCGCTGTCCTCCATCTGCGCGGCGGCGGCTTTTCCGGTTGCCACATTCATCATTACCTTTTTTATCGATTTCAGAGGAAATCAGGCGGCCGCCGGGCCGGTTCCGATTTCTTATGTATGGATAACGACCGCCGTTGCATTTTGTATGGGCTTTGTTCTGATTTATAAGCACAGAACCAATATTGAAAGAATCAAGAACGGGACCGAAAAGAAAATCACGATTAATCACAAAACATAA
- a CDS encoding YceD family protein, with amino-acid sequence MLLDLKKVFSDREESCSFDYLLDLSSTDINGYHPFVSPVKVRGTVKGQDGFAQLNAEVSFEFSIPCDRCMKQIDKCYHYTFWHTLVLSLENEDDVSYVEVPDYQLDLDELIRADILLELPSKYLCSDDCKGLCPSCGKNLNDGTCDCDFHQIDPRLEALKKLID; translated from the coding sequence ATGCTTCTTGATTTGAAAAAGGTGTTTTCCGACAGAGAGGAAAGCTGTTCCTTTGACTACCTGCTGGATTTGTCATCTACCGATATCAATGGCTATCATCCTTTTGTTTCACCTGTGAAGGTTCGGGGGACCGTGAAAGGTCAGGACGGCTTTGCGCAGCTTAACGCCGAGGTTTCGTTTGAATTTTCCATTCCGTGCGACCGATGCATGAAGCAGATCGATAAATGCTATCATTATACCTTTTGGCACACCCTGGTGTTGTCTTTGGAAAACGAGGACGATGTCAGCTATGTGGAGGTTCCCGATTACCAGCTGGATTTGGATGAGCTGATCCGGGCGGATATTTTGCTTGAGCTGCCGTCCAAGTATTTATGCAGCGATGATTGCAAAGGTCTGTGTCCTTCCTGCGGGAAAAATTTGAATGATGGAACATGCGATTGTGATTTTCATCAGATTGATCCTCGTTTGGAGGCTCTTAAAAAACTAATAGATTAG
- a CDS encoding segregation and condensation protein A, producing MEKLSYRLPVFEGPLDLLLYLIAKNKLNICEIPIAELLDQYTEHIQAMKEQDMDIASDFLEMAARLVYMKTVYLLPKHEEADELRRELSGQLLEYQECKRVARVLAEHFSFNAFVREPAEIQVDPTYRRNHTPAELFNAYHNAVGRGRRLVPPPPEAFSHLVTHKTVTVSSRIIYVLRRLWQRDGIRYEELFEEKRDKSDLVATFLAVLELVKGKRVRIEGGSCSAVVKLINGGVKNWRSRNFREQ from the coding sequence ATGGAAAAACTATCCTATAGGCTGCCTGTTTTTGAAGGGCCTCTTGACCTGTTGCTTTATCTGATTGCCAAAAACAAACTGAATATCTGTGAGATTCCGATTGCCGAGCTTTTGGACCAGTACACGGAGCACATACAGGCAATGAAGGAACAGGACATGGATATCGCGAGCGATTTTCTGGAGATGGCGGCGCGGCTGGTCTATATGAAAACCGTTTATCTGCTCCCGAAGCACGAGGAAGCGGACGAGCTTCGGCGGGAACTGAGCGGACAGCTTCTGGAATATCAGGAATGCAAGCGCGTCGCGCGGGTTTTAGCCGAACATTTCAGCTTTAACGCTTTTGTCCGTGAACCTGCTGAAATACAGGTTGACCCCACTTACCGGCGCAATCATACGCCCGCGGAGCTTTTTAACGCTTACCATAACGCGGTGGGGAGGGGAAGGCGCCTGGTTCCGCCGCCTCCCGAAGCGTTTTCTCACCTTGTTACGCACAAAACCGTAACGGTTTCCTCACGGATCATCTATGTGCTGCGCCGTCTTTGGCAGAGAGACGGCATCAGATACGAAGAATTGTTTGAGGAAAAACGGGACAAATCCGATCTGGTGGCTACTTTTTTGGCGGTCCTGGAGCTGGTGAAAGGGAAGCGGGTGCGTATCGAAGGCGGAAGCTGCAGCGCGGTGGTAAAATTAATCAATGGCGGTGTGAAAAATTGGAGATCAAGAAATTTCAGGGAGCAATAG
- a CDS encoding D-alanyl-D-alanine carboxypeptidase family protein, which produces MVVLLKKKISLWLCLLFFSLSFPVSVWADGQPQVSAKSAVLMNADNGQVLYAKNEDDKRPMASTTKIMTALITLETAAVDNKIVTITDSMVRVEGSSMGLKPGNKLSLKSLAEGMLVVSGNDAANSAAIAIGGSLDAFAELMNQRAQQLGMKDTHFVTPSGLDNSEHYTTASDLAKLAMAAMQNPDFAAIASQKAVTVQYVNPVQTIRFTNHNKLLSMYEGCIGVKTGFTKKSGRCLVSSAERNGVCLVAVTLDAPDDWNDHQKILNYGFAQLSSYPVDDSSFTVQIPVVGGSSNRIMVKGSTGKEIVVTADEIPNIKRTVELPSFFYAPVQEGQTLGVVRYTLNGKTLATTDLIADGQVPRAAIHKNRFQIFWDWVKNLFL; this is translated from the coding sequence GTGGTTGTTTTGTTAAAAAAGAAAATATCTTTATGGCTATGTCTGTTATTTTTTTCTCTTTCCTTTCCGGTTTCCGTGTGGGCGGATGGCCAGCCGCAGGTTTCCGCAAAATCAGCGGTGTTGATGAACGCGGACAATGGGCAGGTACTATACGCGAAGAACGAAGATGACAAACGGCCCATGGCAAGCACGACAAAAATCATGACGGCTCTGATTACGCTGGAAACCGCCGCGGTGGATAATAAAATCGTTACCATAACGGACAGCATGGTTCGGGTAGAGGGTTCCTCCATGGGCCTGAAGCCCGGCAACAAGCTCAGCCTGAAGTCTCTGGCGGAAGGGATGCTGGTCGTTTCGGGAAATGACGCGGCCAACTCCGCGGCCATCGCCATAGGCGGTTCCTTAGATGCCTTTGCGGAGCTGATGAATCAACGGGCGCAGCAGTTGGGCATGAAGGATACCCATTTTGTCACGCCCTCCGGCCTGGACAATTCGGAGCATTATACAACAGCCAGCGATCTGGCTAAATTGGCCATGGCGGCGATGCAGAACCCCGATTTTGCGGCAATCGCCTCCCAAAAGGCAGTCACCGTGCAATATGTGAATCCGGTTCAGACCATCCGCTTTACCAATCACAACAAGCTGCTGAGCATGTATGAGGGCTGTATCGGGGTAAAAACGGGCTTTACCAAAAAATCCGGAAGATGTCTGGTCTCTTCGGCGGAGCGGAATGGGGTCTGTCTGGTCGCGGTTACGCTGGATGCGCCCGACGACTGGAACGATCATCAGAAAATACTGAATTACGGGTTTGCGCAATTGTCCTCGTATCCCGTTGACGACTCCTCTTTCACTGTGCAGATCCCGGTTGTGGGCGGTTCGTCAAACCGGATTATGGTGAAGGGCAGCACGGGGAAAGAAATCGTTGTAACCGCTGATGAAATACCGAACATAAAAAGGACTGTTGAACTGCCCTCTTTTTTTTATGCGCCCGTACAGGAGGGGCAGACGCTCGGCGTTGTCAGGTACACGCTGAATGGGAAAACGCTTGCCACCACGGACCTGATTGCCGACGGGCAGGTCCCGAGAGCTGCGATCCACAAAAACAGGTTCCAGATATTTTGGGACTGGGTAAAAAATCTGTTTTTATAA
- a CDS encoding DUF2953 domain-containing protein — protein sequence MDIISEFASIATGAAKNLFSHVVIQRIFVDIAVADEDAAQAAISYGCTCSVVYPAMAVLVTRVKCRDYHIHIAPDFNEKESRIFFTCEIKTKLLFILSSMLPALLKSLMLLKKIKINPTKIKKTTDKAVH from the coding sequence TTGGACATCATCAGTGAATTTGCCTCCATTGCCACAGGAGCGGCTAAAAACCTTTTTTCTCACGTTGTCATTCAGCGTATTTTTGTTGATATTGCAGTTGCGGATGAAGACGCCGCGCAGGCTGCCATTTCCTACGGATGCACCTGTTCCGTGGTTTATCCCGCAATGGCGGTGCTTGTTACCCGGGTGAAATGCAGGGACTATCATATCCATATCGCTCCCGACTTCAATGAGAAGGAGAGCCGGATTTTCTTTACCTGCGAAATAAAAACAAAACTGCTTTTTATCCTTTCGTCCATGCTGCCCGCGCTATTAAAATCATTGATGCTGCTGAAAAAAATAAAAATAAACCCAACGAAAATCAAAAAAACGACAGATAAGGCGGTGCATTAA
- the rpmB gene encoding 50S ribosomal protein L28, with the protein MAKCDVCGKDMAFGIRVSHSHRRANRTWKPNIKRVKAVVNGTPKRIYACTRCLRSGKVTRAV; encoded by the coding sequence ATGGCAAAATGTGATGTTTGTGGCAAGGATATGGCTTTCGGTATTAGGGTCTCCCACTCACACAGACGTGCGAACAGAACTTGGAAGCCCAATATTAAGCGTGTTAAAGCAGTTGTGAACGGTACTCCTAAGCGTATTTACGCCTGCACCCGTTGCTTGCGTTCCGGCAAGGTAACCCGGGCCGTCTGA
- the scpB gene encoding SMC-Scp complex subunit ScpB, which translates to MEIKKFQGAIEAILFSSGDPVSIDRIADALDLDKSTVAKMLQNLMDEFNREEAGVQIVKLEDHYQMCSNPQYAEYVRRILDMRRNTPLSQAGMEVLAIVAYNQPVTKAFVEQVRGVDCSGVLGSLTAKGLIEERGRLELPGRPLLYGTTPNFLRCLNISSLSELPPLEKSRQEENAAEKMADVSAG; encoded by the coding sequence TTGGAGATCAAGAAATTTCAGGGAGCAATAGAAGCGATCCTTTTCTCAAGCGGAGATCCGGTTTCCATTGACAGAATAGCGGACGCGCTGGATCTGGACAAGTCCACCGTCGCGAAAATGCTTCAAAACCTGATGGACGAGTTCAACCGCGAAGAGGCGGGCGTCCAGATCGTAAAGCTGGAAGATCATTATCAGATGTGCTCCAATCCTCAATATGCCGAATATGTCCGCCGGATTCTGGATATGCGCCGCAACACCCCCCTGTCCCAGGCGGGCATGGAGGTGCTTGCTATTGTCGCCTATAATCAGCCGGTAACAAAGGCTTTTGTAGAGCAGGTCCGCGGTGTGGACTGTTCCGGGGTGCTGGGCAGTCTGACTGCAAAGGGACTGATCGAAGAGCGGGGCCGGCTGGAGCTTCCGGGAAGGCCGCTGCTTTACGGCACCACGCCTAATTTTTTGCGGTGCCTGAATATTTCTTCTCTCAGCGAGCTTCCGCCTCTTGAAAAATCACGGCAGGAGGAAAACGCGGCAGAGAAAATGGCGGACGTTTCCGCCGGATGA
- the rpmF gene encoding 50S ribosomal protein L32 — MAVPKSKVSSARQNKRRSNVWKMSAPALVKCPKCGELKTPHRVCGSCGYYNGREVIKKEA, encoded by the coding sequence ATGGCGGTACCAAAGAGTAAAGTGTCGAGTGCAAGACAGAATAAAAGACGTTCAAATGTTTGGAAGATGAGTGCTCCTGCTCTGGTGAAATGCCCTAAATGTGGCGAGTTGAAAACTCCGCACAGAGTTTGTGGCAGTTGTGGTTACTACAACGGCAGGGAAGTAATCAAAAAAGAAGCATAA
- the ytfJ gene encoding GerW family sporulation protein yields the protein MSDHPIEGMMNTTLEKIKQMVDINSIVGDPITAPDGSIIIPISKISYGFASGGSDFPSKVQSEKNFFGGGTGAGVSINPVAFITICNGSVKMLQIDPYNNTVDRVIGMFPDVVDKISGLFNKKDEGKKSKNPENKNGDDVSQTKGVKLDDPQI from the coding sequence ATGAGCGATCATCCTATTGAAGGCATGATGAATACAACTCTGGAAAAAATCAAGCAAATGGTTGACATCAATTCCATTGTCGGTGACCCGATTACCGCACCGGATGGATCCATTATTATTCCGATCTCCAAAATCAGCTATGGGTTCGCTTCCGGCGGTTCTGACTTCCCAAGTAAAGTCCAGTCGGAAAAGAACTTTTTCGGCGGAGGTACCGGAGCCGGTGTTTCCATCAATCCGGTGGCTTTCATTACGATTTGCAACGGATCGGTGAAAATGCTGCAGATTGACCCTTACAACAATACCGTGGACAGAGTGATCGGCATGTTCCCCGATGTGGTCGATAAAATCAGCGGCCTTTTTAACAAAAAGGACGAAGGAAAAAAATCAAAGAACCCTGAAAACAAAAACGGGGATGATGTTTCACAGACAAAAGGCGTGAAACTGGACGACCCGCAAATATAA